CCTGAAAGCTGGTGAAGGTAAAGAAAAACTGGAAGGTCACCTGAAAGCTGATGATTTCTTCGGTACAGATAAATTTGCTACTGCAAAATTAACGTTCAAAACCATCGGTACAAAAGCTAAAAATGTATATACTGTAACTGCAGACTTAACCATCAAAGGCATTACAAAACCAGTTACTTTTGAAATCACTGTAAATAAAAACAATGCTGTTGCAGCACTTAAAATTGACAGAACTAAATACGATATCAAATACGGTTCTGGTAGTTTCTTCGACGGTTTAGGAGACAAAACGATCTCTGATGAATTCGAATTGACTGCTGATTTAAAATTCTAATCGCTTTTTCACCCCAAAAAACCCCTGACAATACAAGATTGTCAGGGGTTTTTATTTTTATAACCATTGCTGTTTTCAGATTAAAACAGTCCTTCGACCGATAAATAGCGTTCTCCA
The Flavobacterium kingsejongi genome window above contains:
- a CDS encoding YceI family protein; this translates as MKNLKTVAIALLVAFGTLNASAQEKKVDVAKSKINWVGKKVTGKHEGTINLKDGVLIFKDGKLSGGNFTADMTSITVTDLKAGEGKEKLEGHLKADDFFGTDKFATAKLTFKTIGTKAKNVYTVTADLTIKGITKPVTFEITVNKNNAVAALKIDRTKYDIKYGSGSFFDGLGDKTISDEFELTADLKF